In Deltaproteobacteria bacterium, one genomic interval encodes:
- a CDS encoding AtpZ/AtpI family protein: MFFNYKKNRVWAENLSIVMQIGLTMAGCICFCFFIGLYLDRWLGTRGILTVVFILLGVAGGANVVYRQIIHVTKDRE, from the coding sequence ATGTTCTTCAACTATAAAAAGAACAGGGTATGGGCCGAAAACCTGTCCATCGTCATGCAGATCGGGCTGACCATGGCAGGGTGTATCTGTTTTTGCTTTTTTATCGGTCTCTATCTCGATCGCTGGCTGGGCACCCGGGGTATCCTGACGGTTGTGTTCATTTTGCTCGGAGTGGCGGGGGGCGCCAATGTCGTCTACCGGCAAATTATACATGTTACGAAAGACAGGGAATAG